A DNA window from Streptomyces sp. B21-083 contains the following coding sequences:
- a CDS encoding NAD(P)-binding domain-containing protein, with protein sequence MYDLLVVGAGPYGLSIASHAAGAGLRLRVLGRPMASWRDHMPRGMYLKSEPWASNLSDPDNRWRLDTYCAGQGVKARHGQPIPLEMFASYGQWFARNAVPEVDERTVTRVTPVAGGFEAVTEDGETVRARTVALAVGVLPFVEIPGALRGLGPDLVSHSSHHGDLDRFRGRDVTVIGGGQAALETAALLAEQGTRVRVLARAEQLNWNNVPPPLERPWWRSARAPHSGLGCGWRNWFYSERPGVYHRLPEPTRARIAATALGPAGAWWVRDRVEPAVEVLLGQEVASARELTVAGGGVRLDTVTRSGERRSLETEHVIAATGFRATCDRLGLLDPRLGAGLRALADGSPAVGRHFESSHPGLFLAGLVTASGFGPAMRFVHGATFTAETLVRGVRRRLRAGAPTGRATVPGQGRREGVRSAG encoded by the coding sequence ATGTACGACCTGCTGGTGGTGGGCGCGGGCCCCTACGGCCTGTCCATCGCCTCCCACGCCGCCGGCGCCGGGCTCCGGCTGCGCGTCCTCGGCCGGCCCATGGCCTCCTGGCGCGACCACATGCCCCGGGGCATGTACCTCAAGTCGGAGCCGTGGGCGTCGAACCTGTCCGACCCCGACAACCGCTGGCGCCTGGACACGTACTGCGCCGGTCAGGGCGTCAAGGCACGGCACGGGCAGCCGATCCCGCTGGAGATGTTCGCCTCGTACGGCCAGTGGTTCGCCCGCAACGCCGTGCCCGAGGTCGACGAACGGACGGTGACCCGGGTGACGCCCGTCGCCGGGGGCTTCGAGGCGGTGACGGAGGACGGCGAGACGGTACGCGCCCGGACCGTCGCCCTGGCCGTCGGTGTCCTGCCCTTCGTCGAGATCCCCGGCGCGCTGCGCGGCCTCGGCCCCGACCTGGTCTCACACAGCAGTCACCACGGCGACCTCGACCGCTTCCGCGGCCGGGACGTCACGGTGATCGGCGGGGGCCAGGCCGCCCTGGAGACGGCGGCTCTGCTCGCCGAACAGGGCACGCGGGTAAGGGTGTTGGCCCGTGCGGAGCAGCTGAACTGGAACAACGTACCGCCGCCGTTGGAGCGCCCCTGGTGGCGCTCGGCCCGCGCCCCGCACAGCGGGCTGGGCTGCGGCTGGCGCAACTGGTTCTACTCCGAGCGCCCCGGCGTCTACCACCGCCTCCCGGAACCCACCCGCGCCCGTATCGCGGCCACGGCCCTGGGCCCGGCGGGCGCCTGGTGGGTACGCGACCGGGTGGAACCGGCGGTGGAGGTTCTTCTCGGCCAAGAGGTGGCGTCGGCACGGGAGTTGACGGTTGCGGGCGGCGGCGTACGGCTGGACACGGTGACCCGGTCCGGCGAGCGGCGCTCCCTGGAGACCGAACACGTCATCGCGGCAACGGGGTTCAGGGCGACCTGCGACCGACTGGGCCTGCTGGATCCCCGACTCGGCGCCGGCCTGCGTGCGTTGGCGGACGGCTCCCCGGCGGTCGGGCGGCACTTCGAGTCGTCGCACCCCGGCCTGTTCCTGGCGGGCCTCGTGACGGCGTCCGGCTTCGGCCCGGCGATGCGCTTCGTACACGGCGCGACGTTCACCGCGGAGACGCTCGTACGAGGGGTACGGCGCCGGCTGCGGGCGGGGGCCCCGACCGGCAGGGCGACGGTGCCGGGGCAGGGGCGGCGCGAGGGGGTTCGCTCCGCGGGGTAG
- a CDS encoding carboxylate--amine ligase, protein MSVSLLDTRVPAVLVRTDRNPFHHGTLGAVRSLGRAGVDVHLIADVAGSPVRRSRFVRQLHPPPPPGAAPADIARALLRVASQIARPAVLIPLDDATAVAVGRTRAELAPAFLLPQQPGALAERVADKAELAALCAAVDVPHPLTLIPDSASDAAASAWHLGLPAVAKWSRPWLLPADSDLRSTVVVRSARQARELYLRTEEAGSRLLLQEFLPPGPDLDWFCHGYADRTGTVRGGGPGRKLHAWPRGAGLTAVGHWTPNASVPALTERLIDELGYRGIFDLDFRRCATTGAYHLLDFNPRPGAQFRLFTDSAGLDVVRAQHLDLTHRPLPEGVARPGRAFVVENYAPLSALRPAPAGRELAWHAPDDLAPGWAMWALWARHAARRLPSRLRRLCERPGPDDTRARVVRQAVADAPLPLTEGSPADGSLTDDCLTDDSLTDDEKANSY, encoded by the coding sequence ATGTCCGTATCGCTGCTCGACACCCGCGTCCCCGCCGTCCTGGTGCGGACCGACCGGAATCCCTTTCACCACGGAACACTGGGCGCCGTACGCTCACTCGGCCGGGCGGGCGTCGACGTCCACCTGATCGCCGACGTCGCCGGAAGTCCCGTACGCAGATCCCGGTTCGTACGCCAACTGCATCCACCGCCGCCGCCCGGCGCCGCTCCCGCCGACATCGCCCGCGCACTGCTGCGGGTCGCCTCCCAGATCGCGCGGCCCGCCGTACTGATCCCGCTCGACGACGCGACCGCCGTCGCGGTGGGCCGGACCCGGGCCGAGCTGGCGCCGGCCTTTCTGCTGCCGCAGCAGCCCGGAGCGCTGGCCGAACGGGTGGCCGACAAGGCTGAACTGGCCGCCCTGTGCGCGGCCGTGGACGTGCCGCACCCGCTGACACTGATCCCGGACAGCGCGTCCGACGCCGCCGCCTCGGCCTGGCACCTCGGGCTTCCGGCCGTGGCGAAGTGGAGCCGGCCGTGGCTGCTCCCGGCCGACAGCGACCTGCGCAGCACGGTCGTCGTGCGCTCGGCCCGGCAGGCACGGGAGCTGTATCTGCGGACGGAGGAGGCGGGCAGCCGACTACTGCTCCAGGAGTTCCTGCCGCCGGGCCCCGACCTCGACTGGTTCTGCCACGGATACGCCGACCGCACCGGAACCGTGCGCGGCGGCGGCCCCGGCCGGAAGCTGCACGCCTGGCCGCGCGGCGCCGGGCTGACCGCGGTGGGCCACTGGACACCGAACGCGTCGGTGCCGGCGCTCACCGAACGACTGATCGACGAACTCGGCTACCGGGGCATCTTCGACCTCGACTTCCGCCGCTGCGCCACGACCGGCGCCTACCACCTGCTCGACTTCAACCCGCGCCCCGGCGCCCAGTTCCGGCTCTTCACCGACTCGGCCGGGCTGGACGTCGTACGCGCCCAGCACCTCGACCTGACCCACCGTCCGCTGCCTGAGGGGGTGGCCCGGCCCGGACGGGCGTTCGTGGTCGAGAACTACGCGCCGCTCAGCGCGCTGCGCCCGGCGCCGGCCGGCCGCGAGCTGGCCTGGCACGCCCCGGACGACCTCGCGCCCGGCTGGGCGATGTGGGCCCTGTGGGCCAGGCACGCCGCCCGCCGTCTGCCGTCCCGACTGCGCCGGCTGTGCGAGCGGCCCGGGCCGGACGACACCCGGGCACGCGTGGTCCGGCAGGCGGTGGCCGACGCGCCGCTGCCACTGACCGAGGGTTCACCGGCGGACGGTTCCCTGACCGATGACTGCCTGACCGATGACTCCCTGACCGACGACGAGAAAGCGAACAGTTACTGA